A region from the Variovorax sp. V93 genome encodes:
- a CDS encoding D-amino acid dehydrogenase, which translates to MQVLILGSGVIGTSVAYYLARAGHDVTVLERQPAPALETSFGNAGEVSPGYSAPWAGPGVPLKAIKWMLMQHSPLVIKPMLDPAMWRWGLSMLCNCTQARYELNKGRMVRLAEYSRDCLKALRADTGIRYDERALGTLQLFRTQKQLDGIAKDVEVLEASGVPYQVLDREGCVRYEPALAAVKNKFVGGLRLPGDETGDCFKFTQALAVLAEAAGAKFRFGAAIQAIEHDAGGVTAVSTDAGRFTADRYVVALGSYSPAMVKPLGIDLPVYPVKGFSITVPISDASGAPESTVMDETFKVAVTRLGQRIRVGGTAQLSGFDLRLDAKRRDTLEHVVTDLFPKGGNVRDASFWTGLRPMTPDGTPVIGATRIPNLMLSTGHGTLGWTMAAGTGRVMADLIDGRSPAIDMEGLTVARYGA; encoded by the coding sequence ATGCAGGTTCTGATCCTCGGCAGCGGTGTCATCGGTACCTCGGTGGCGTACTATCTGGCGCGCGCCGGCCATGACGTGACGGTGCTCGAGCGGCAGCCCGCGCCCGCGCTCGAAACCAGCTTCGGCAATGCGGGCGAAGTGTCGCCCGGCTATTCGGCGCCATGGGCCGGACCCGGCGTGCCGCTCAAGGCCATCAAGTGGATGCTCATGCAGCACAGCCCGCTGGTGATCAAGCCCATGCTCGATCCGGCCATGTGGCGCTGGGGCCTGTCGATGCTGTGCAATTGCACGCAGGCGCGCTATGAACTCAACAAGGGCCGCATGGTGCGGCTCGCCGAATACAGCCGCGACTGCCTGAAGGCGCTGCGCGCCGACACCGGCATCCGCTACGACGAACGCGCGCTCGGCACGCTGCAGCTCTTTCGAACCCAGAAGCAGCTCGACGGCATCGCCAAGGACGTGGAAGTGCTCGAGGCCTCCGGCGTGCCCTACCAGGTGCTCGACCGCGAAGGCTGCGTGCGGTACGAGCCGGCGCTCGCGGCCGTGAAGAACAAGTTCGTCGGCGGGCTGCGCCTGCCGGGCGACGAGACCGGCGACTGCTTCAAGTTCACGCAGGCGCTGGCGGTGCTGGCCGAGGCGGCCGGCGCGAAGTTCCGCTTCGGCGCGGCCATCCAGGCCATCGAGCACGACGCCGGCGGCGTCACGGCGGTGAGCACCGATGCCGGCCGCTTCACGGCGGACCGCTACGTGGTGGCGCTCGGCAGCTACTCGCCGGCCATGGTCAAGCCGCTGGGCATCGACCTGCCGGTGTACCCGGTCAAGGGCTTCTCGATCACCGTGCCCATCTCCGACGCCAGCGGCGCGCCCGAATCCACCGTGATGGACGAGACCTTCAAGGTGGCCGTCACGCGGCTGGGCCAGCGCATCCGCGTGGGCGGCACTGCGCAGCTCTCGGGCTTCGACCTGCGGCTCGACGCGAAGCGGCGCGACACGCTCGAGCACGTCGTGACCGACCTCTTTCCAAAGGGCGGCAATGTGCGCGACGCCTCCTTCTGGACCGGCCTGCGCCCCATGACGCCCGATGGCACCCCGGTGATCGGCGCCACGCGCATTCCCAACCTGATGCTGAGCACCGGCCACGGCACCCTCGGCTGGACCATGGCAGCCGGCACCGGCCGCGTGATGGCCGACCTGATCGACGGCCGAAGCCCCGCCATCGACATGGAAGGGCTGACGGTCGCGCGCTACGGCGCGTGA
- a CDS encoding SDR family oxidoreductase, which produces MTQPSSSSFLAADALAGRVAVVTGGSSGIGLATVELLLECGAAVALCGRNAGRLDGAVAGLREKHPDARLFAQSCDVLDGHSVRAFAAASEAALGPASMLVNNAGQGRVSTFADTDDAAWTEELHLKFFSVINPTRAFLPQLAAQRAVVGDAAIVCANSLLARQPEPHMVATSAARAGLLNLVRSMAIEFAPQGVRVNGILIGLVESGQWRRRFEAREDPSQDWAAWSGQLAQDKHIPLGRLGLPSEAARAILFLASPLASYTTGSHIDISGGLSRHA; this is translated from the coding sequence ATGACACAGCCATCTTCTTCTTCCTTCCTTGCCGCCGATGCACTGGCGGGCCGCGTGGCCGTGGTCACGGGCGGTTCCTCGGGCATCGGCCTGGCCACGGTCGAGCTGCTGCTCGAATGCGGCGCCGCGGTGGCGCTGTGCGGCCGCAATGCCGGGCGGCTCGACGGCGCGGTGGCCGGCCTGCGCGAAAAGCACCCGGACGCGCGGCTCTTCGCGCAGTCCTGCGACGTGCTCGACGGCCACTCGGTGCGCGCCTTTGCGGCCGCCAGCGAGGCCGCGCTCGGCCCGGCCTCGATGCTGGTCAACAACGCAGGGCAGGGGCGCGTCTCCACCTTTGCCGATACCGACGACGCGGCCTGGACCGAAGAGCTCCACCTGAAGTTCTTCTCGGTCATCAACCCCACGCGCGCCTTCCTGCCGCAGCTCGCGGCGCAGCGTGCCGTGGTGGGCGATGCCGCCATCGTCTGCGCCAACTCGCTGCTTGCGCGCCAGCCCGAGCCGCACATGGTCGCCACCTCGGCCGCGCGCGCCGGCCTGCTGAACCTCGTGCGCTCGATGGCCATCGAGTTCGCGCCGCAGGGCGTACGCGTGAACGGCATCCTGATCGGCCTGGTCGAGTCGGGCCAATGGCGCCGCCGCTTCGAGGCGCGCGAAGACCCGTCGCAGGACTGGGCCGCATGGAGCGGCCAGCTCGCGCAGGACAAGCACATCCCGCTGGGCCGCCTGGGGCTTCCGAGCGAAGCCGCACGCGCCATTCTTTTTCTTGCTTCACCGCTCGCGTCATACACGACCGGCAGCCACATCGATATTTCCGGAGGCCTTTCGCGCCATGCATAA
- a CDS encoding thiamine pyrophosphate-binding protein, whose protein sequence is MHNPNNNTVTVGAVVAAFLEQCGVKAAFGVISIHNMPILDAFAQRGAIRFVPARGEAGAGNMADAYARSTASLGVCLTSTGPAAGNIAGSMVEALTAGAPLLHITGQIETPYLDKGMSYIHEAPDQLTMLKAVSKAALRVRSVETVLGTLKRAVQLALTAPTGPVSVEIPIDIQSALTTMPADLSPLPIERPVPSAAAIDALTARLTAARRPMLWVGGGARHAGAAIRRLQKLGFGVVTTTQGRGTVPEDDAGSLGSYNIHKPVEALYQRCDAMLVVGSRLRGNETLKYELKLPRPLLRIDADAAAEGRGYATELFVCGDSALALEGLADRLEAAKYRADPELIAELRAAHAQAVASLTDGLGPYAALVKELQAAAGRSFNWVRDVTVSNSTWGNRELRIFEPSAGVHATGGGIGQGMPMAIGAAIGAAETGSGRKTFCLAGDGGFILNLGELATAVQEQADMLIVLMNDKGYGVIKNIQDAQYGGRRCYADLHTPDYAMLCASLALPHARVQRIDELKAKLGEALAKKGPFLLEIDMLSIGEFKSAFAGPPTNTVTQIPALGKAAAASVE, encoded by the coding sequence ATGCATAACCCCAACAACAACACGGTCACGGTCGGCGCAGTCGTCGCGGCCTTTCTCGAACAGTGCGGCGTCAAGGCGGCGTTCGGCGTGATCTCGATCCACAACATGCCGATCCTCGATGCCTTCGCGCAGCGCGGTGCGATCCGTTTCGTGCCCGCGCGCGGCGAGGCCGGGGCCGGCAACATGGCCGATGCCTATGCGCGCTCCACGGCCAGCCTGGGCGTGTGCCTCACGAGCACCGGTCCCGCGGCCGGCAACATCGCGGGCAGCATGGTCGAGGCGCTGACGGCCGGCGCGCCGCTCTTGCACATCACGGGCCAGATCGAGACGCCGTACCTCGACAAGGGCATGTCGTACATCCATGAAGCGCCCGACCAGCTCACCATGCTCAAGGCGGTGTCGAAGGCGGCGCTGCGGGTGCGCAGCGTCGAGACCGTGCTCGGCACGCTCAAGCGCGCGGTGCAGCTTGCATTGACGGCGCCCACCGGCCCGGTGAGCGTGGAGATCCCGATCGACATCCAGTCCGCGCTCACGACCATGCCGGCCGACCTGTCGCCGCTGCCGATCGAGCGGCCCGTGCCTTCTGCCGCTGCGATCGATGCGCTGACGGCGCGCCTGACTGCCGCCAGGCGCCCGATGCTGTGGGTCGGCGGCGGCGCGCGCCATGCGGGGGCTGCCATCCGCCGGCTGCAGAAGCTCGGCTTCGGCGTGGTCACGACCACGCAGGGCCGCGGCACCGTGCCCGAAGACGATGCGGGTTCGCTCGGTTCCTACAACATCCACAAGCCCGTCGAGGCGCTCTACCAGCGCTGCGATGCGATGCTGGTGGTCGGTTCGCGCCTGCGCGGCAACGAGACGCTCAAGTACGAGCTGAAGCTGCCGCGCCCGCTGCTGCGCATCGATGCCGACGCGGCCGCCGAAGGCCGCGGCTATGCCACCGAGCTGTTCGTCTGCGGCGATTCCGCGCTGGCGCTCGAGGGCCTGGCGGACCGGCTCGAAGCTGCGAAGTACCGGGCCGACCCCGAGCTGATCGCCGAGCTGCGCGCCGCGCATGCGCAGGCCGTGGCCTCGCTGACCGACGGCCTCGGCCCCTACGCCGCGCTCGTGAAGGAACTACAGGCCGCAGCCGGCCGCAGCTTCAACTGGGTGCGCGACGTGACGGTGTCGAACAGCACCTGGGGCAACCGCGAGCTGCGCATCTTCGAACCCAGCGCGGGCGTGCACGCGACGGGCGGCGGCATCGGCCAGGGCATGCCGATGGCCATCGGCGCGGCCATCGGTGCGGCCGAGACGGGCTCAGGCCGCAAGACCTTCTGCCTGGCGGGCGACGGCGGCTTCATCCTGAACCTCGGCGAGCTTGCCACCGCGGTGCAGGAGCAGGCCGACATGCTGATCGTGCTCATGAACGACAAGGGCTACGGTGTCATCAAGAACATCCAGGACGCGCAATATGGCGGCCGGCGCTGCTATGCCGACCTGCACACGCCCGACTACGCGATGCTGTGCGCCTCGCTGGCCCTGCCGCATGCGCGCGTGCAGCGAATCGACGAGCTGAAGGCGAAGCTCGGCGAGGCGCTGGCAAAGAAAGGTCCGTTCCTGCTCGAGATCGACATGCTGTCGATCGGTGAGTTCAAGAGCGCCTTCGCCGGCCCGCCGACCAACACCGTGACCCAGATCCCGGCGCTCGGCAAGGCTGCCGCTGCGTCGGTGGAGTGA
- a CDS encoding 2-dehydropantoate 2-reductase, with protein MARAEAPDRPPGEVLVMGAGTIGCFVGGSLAATGVPVTFVGRPRVLQGLAAHGLALTDLEGGTHRLPAASLRLSEQVPVGAVPALVLLCVKSGATAEAAAELAFALPAGTLVVSLQNGISNCASASRVGPTLQVLPGMVPYNVAEIGPGAFHRGTAGRLAAQDDAALRPWLPVFERAGVPLDLYPDLLPVQWGKLLLNLNNPVNALSGLPLRDELLQRGYRRCFAALIDEALGVLGSAGIAPAQVAAVPAQRLSAVLRLPDWLFRIVAARMLRIDAKARSSMADDLALGRRTEIDALSGEVVRLAQDQDLEAPRNARMFALLEEWPAQPRRWTARQLQDALGL; from the coding sequence ATGGCCCGAGCCGAGGCGCCCGACCGGCCTCCCGGCGAAGTGCTGGTGATGGGGGCGGGCACCATCGGCTGCTTCGTGGGCGGCAGCCTGGCGGCGACCGGTGTGCCGGTGACCTTCGTCGGCCGTCCGCGCGTGCTGCAGGGCCTGGCGGCACACGGCCTGGCGCTCACCGACTTGGAAGGTGGCACGCATCGCCTGCCGGCCGCGAGCCTTCGCCTCAGCGAGCAGGTGCCCGTGGGCGCAGTGCCGGCGCTGGTGCTGCTGTGCGTGAAGAGCGGCGCCACGGCCGAGGCCGCTGCCGAACTGGCCTTTGCGCTGCCCGCAGGCACGCTGGTGGTCTCGCTGCAGAACGGCATCTCCAACTGCGCCTCGGCGTCGCGCGTGGGCCCCACGCTCCAGGTGCTGCCGGGCATGGTGCCCTACAACGTGGCCGAGATCGGACCCGGTGCCTTCCACCGCGGAACGGCCGGCCGGCTGGCGGCGCAGGACGATGCGGCGCTGCGGCCCTGGCTGCCGGTCTTCGAGCGGGCCGGCGTGCCGCTCGACCTCTATCCTGACCTGCTGCCCGTGCAGTGGGGCAAGCTGCTGCTCAACCTCAACAACCCGGTCAATGCGCTGTCGGGCCTGCCGCTGCGCGACGAGCTGCTGCAGCGCGGCTACCGGCGCTGCTTTGCGGCGCTGATCGACGAGGCGCTCGGCGTGCTGGGCAGCGCCGGCATTGCGCCCGCGCAGGTGGCCGCGGTGCCGGCGCAGCGGCTGTCGGCGGTGCTGCGGCTGCCCGACTGGCTGTTTCGCATCGTCGCGGCGCGCATGCTGCGCATCGATGCCAAAGCCCGCTCGAGCATGGCCGACGACCTGGCGCTCGGGCGCCGCACCGAGATCGATGCGCTCAGCGGCGAGGTCGTGCGGCTCGCGCAGGACCAGGACCTGGAGGCGCCGCGCAACGCCAGGATGTTCGCGCTGCTCGAGGAATGGCCCGCGCAGCCCCGGCGCTGGACGGCACGGCAATTGCAAGACGCACTGGGCCTGTAG
- a CDS encoding IclR family transcriptional regulator, giving the protein MATNDNETMEEGGERYNVPALERGLRVLCEFSRESRTLSAPELARRLDLPRSTVFRLLTTLENMGFLERAEGGRDYRLGLAVLRLGFEYLASLELTQLGAPLLNRLCDELRTPCNLVVRDGRSIVYVAKVAPPTPFASSVTVGTRLPAHATVLGRVLLEDLTLPQLRALYPEDKLETFSPSTPKTVSELFDMVQADRTRGYVLGEGFFESNISSIAAPVRDHSGHIVAALGATITSGHIEENRMDEMVQRVRATAEEISGLLNYSPARAQKVVPLRSA; this is encoded by the coding sequence ATGGCCACCAACGACAACGAGACAATGGAAGAGGGCGGCGAGCGCTACAACGTGCCGGCGCTCGAACGCGGCCTGCGCGTGCTGTGCGAGTTCAGCCGCGAGAGCCGCACGCTCTCCGCGCCTGAACTGGCGCGCCGCCTCGACCTGCCGCGCTCGACCGTGTTCCGGCTTCTCACCACGCTGGAGAACATGGGCTTCCTCGAGCGCGCCGAAGGCGGGCGCGACTACCGCCTGGGCCTCGCCGTGCTGCGCCTGGGTTTCGAGTACCTGGCCTCGCTCGAGCTCACGCAGCTGGGCGCGCCGCTGCTCAACCGCCTGTGCGACGAGCTGCGCACGCCCTGCAACCTGGTGGTGCGCGACGGCCGCTCCATCGTCTACGTGGCCAAGGTGGCACCGCCCACGCCGTTCGCAAGCTCGGTCACCGTGGGCACGCGCCTGCCGGCCCATGCCACGGTGCTCGGCCGCGTGCTGCTCGAAGACCTCACGCTGCCGCAGCTGCGCGCGCTCTACCCCGAGGACAAGCTCGAAACCTTCTCGCCGAGCACGCCCAAGACCGTGAGCGAACTGTTCGACATGGTGCAGGCCGACCGCACGCGCGGCTACGTGCTGGGCGAGGGCTTCTTCGAATCGAACATCTCCAGCATCGCGGCGCCGGTGCGCGACCACAGCGGCCACATCGTGGCGGCGCTGGGCGCCACCATCACCTCGGGCCACATCGAGGAGAACCGCATGGACGAGATGGTGCAGCGCGTGCGCGCCACCGCCGAAGAAATTTCGGGCCTCCTGAACTACTCGCCTGCCCGCGCGCAAAAAGTGGTGCCGCTTCGCAGCGCATGA
- a CDS encoding Bug family tripartite tricarboxylate transporter substrate binding protein, with product MPSTRRQAIATALALAAACATGLARADSYPSKPITLVVAYPAGGDTDALARLFAEKLSARVGQPVVVDNRPGASGIIGSAYVSKAQPDGYTLLLAPSTFSIAQLVLKKGGTSGYDVLNGFTPIVQTGSLPLFLVASSASGLASVKDLAAAAKAGKPLTYASPGSGSPMHILGEMFNRAAGVNLAHVPYKGVAPAVNDVLGGHVPATFITLGPVAPYLANGKMLPLAVASRERSALAPKVPTLLELGYKDVEVTAWNGLWGPRNLPPEIVKTLNGHFNEILKMPDIVSRMAVLGTTPVGGGADVLGKINAADFERFGKVIKELGIQAD from the coding sequence ATGCCATCCACACGCCGACAAGCCATTGCAACCGCGCTCGCCCTGGCCGCCGCCTGCGCCACCGGGCTCGCCCGGGCCGACAGCTATCCGAGCAAGCCGATCACGCTGGTTGTCGCCTATCCGGCCGGCGGCGACACCGACGCGCTCGCGCGGCTCTTCGCCGAAAAGCTGTCGGCGCGCGTGGGCCAGCCCGTGGTGGTCGACAACCGTCCCGGCGCCAGTGGCATCATCGGCAGCGCCTATGTCTCCAAGGCGCAGCCCGACGGCTACACGCTGCTGCTCGCGCCCAGCACCTTCTCGATTGCGCAGCTGGTGCTCAAGAAGGGCGGCACCTCAGGCTACGACGTGCTCAACGGCTTCACGCCCATCGTGCAGACCGGCAGCCTGCCGCTGTTCCTGGTGGCGAGCAGCGCCAGCGGCCTGGCGAGCGTGAAGGACCTGGCGGCAGCGGCCAAGGCCGGCAAGCCGCTGACCTATGCGAGCCCGGGCAGCGGCTCGCCGATGCACATCCTGGGCGAGATGTTCAACCGCGCAGCGGGCGTGAACCTCGCGCACGTGCCCTACAAGGGCGTGGCGCCCGCGGTCAACGACGTGCTGGGCGGCCACGTGCCCGCCACCTTCATCACGCTGGGCCCGGTGGCGCCGTACCTCGCCAACGGCAAGATGCTGCCGCTCGCGGTGGCATCGCGCGAGCGCTCGGCACTGGCGCCCAAGGTGCCGACGCTGCTGGAACTCGGCTACAAGGACGTGGAGGTCACGGCCTGGAACGGCCTCTGGGGCCCGCGCAACCTGCCGCCCGAGATCGTCAAGACGCTCAACGGCCACTTCAACGAGATCCTGAAGATGCCCGACATCGTCTCGCGCATGGCCGTTCTCGGCACCACGCCCGTGGGTGGCGGTGCCGACGTGCTCGGCAAGATCAACGCCGCGGACTTCGAGCGTTTCGGCAAGGTCATCAAGGAGCTCGGCATCCAGGCCGACTGA
- a CDS encoding cupin domain-containing protein → MSDLSEQQKITDTAGSTLAQPEGSSLAEWMNSRIARYETRKYDWDALKFQADLDPKFRRAQMRYVGTGGTGVAKDVNTVPAEHFTFSTMVIPAGHEGPPHLHTDVEEVFFLIRGKLKVVIEKDGERFETIMTDRDLISVPPGVYREEINIGDEDALMCVMLGAKKPVTPTYPADHPLAKIKR, encoded by the coding sequence ATGAGCGATTTGTCCGAACAGCAGAAGATCACCGACACCGCCGGCAGCACGCTGGCGCAGCCCGAAGGCAGCAGCCTGGCCGAGTGGATGAACAGCCGCATCGCGCGCTACGAAACCCGCAAGTACGACTGGGATGCGCTCAAGTTCCAGGCCGACCTTGATCCCAAGTTCCGCCGTGCGCAGATGCGCTACGTGGGCACGGGCGGCACCGGCGTTGCCAAGGACGTCAACACCGTGCCGGCCGAGCACTTCACCTTCTCCACCATGGTGATCCCGGCCGGCCATGAAGGCCCGCCGCACCTGCACACCGACGTGGAGGAAGTGTTCTTCCTGATCCGCGGCAAGCTCAAGGTGGTGATCGAGAAGGACGGCGAGCGCTTCGAAACCATCATGACCGACCGCGACCTGATCTCGGTGCCGCCGGGCGTGTACCGCGAAGAGATCAACATCGGCGACGAAGACGCGCTGATGTGCGTGATGCTCGGCGCGAAGAAGCCCGTGACGCCGACCTATCCGGCCGACCATCCGCTCGCGAAGATCAAGCGCTGA
- a CDS encoding SDR family oxidoreductase: MTELKAVPDPSSLQALLAELPANLLAGRRILVTGGARGLGLAFAQCIAAAGASVVLADILGELAESEARALRDAGHKAHALAVDLSDPASIEACATEAVRLLGGLDGLVNNAAITNSGGRDAHQLEIDTWDRVMNVNVRGTWLMGRACRPALAASGRGAVVNLASDTALWGAPNLLAYASSKGAVIAMTRSLAREWGGDNITVNAVAPGLTLVEATEYVPMARHQKYLEGRAIPREQQAADVCGATLYLLSGLARFVTGQLLAVNGGFAMH; the protein is encoded by the coding sequence ATGACCGAACTCAAAGCCGTTCCCGATCCCTCGAGCCTGCAAGCCCTGCTGGCTGAGCTGCCCGCCAACCTGCTGGCGGGCCGCCGCATCCTCGTGACCGGCGGCGCGCGCGGGCTGGGGCTTGCCTTTGCGCAGTGCATCGCGGCGGCGGGCGCGAGCGTGGTGCTGGCCGACATCCTCGGCGAGCTGGCGGAGAGCGAAGCCAGGGCGCTGCGCGATGCCGGCCACAAGGCGCACGCGCTGGCCGTCGACCTGTCGGATCCGGCTTCGATCGAGGCCTGTGCCACGGAAGCCGTCCGCCTGCTCGGCGGGCTCGACGGCCTCGTCAACAACGCGGCCATCACCAATTCGGGTGGACGCGATGCGCACCAGCTCGAGATCGACACCTGGGACCGCGTGATGAACGTCAACGTGCGCGGCACCTGGCTCATGGGCCGGGCCTGCCGGCCCGCGCTCGCGGCCAGCGGACGCGGCGCGGTGGTCAACCTCGCGTCCGACACCGCGCTGTGGGGCGCGCCCAACCTGCTGGCCTATGCGTCGAGCAAGGGCGCCGTCATTGCCATGACGCGCTCGCTGGCGCGCGAGTGGGGCGGCGACAACATCACCGTCAACGCCGTGGCGCCCGGCCTCACGCTGGTGGAAGCCACCGAGTACGTGCCGATGGCGCGCCACCAGAAGTACCTCGAAGGCCGCGCCATCCCGCGCGAGCAGCAGGCCGCCGACGTCTGCGGCGCCACGCTGTACCTGCTTTCCGGCCTCGCACGCTTCGTGACGGGCCAGCTGCTCGCCGTCAACGGCGGCTTTGCGATGCACTGA
- a CDS encoding alpha/beta fold hydrolase: MNDAIATDVLTALPASELALLEARFPARAVPVGGGAVVSVRERGAGPALVCLHGIGSGAASWLGLALQLAPQARVIAWDAPGYGASTPLSAAQPSAADYAQRLHGLLDALDVQSCVLVGHSLGALTAASAARKDSALASRIRRLVLISPAAGYGAPQREEARRKVRAERLATLDELGIAGMAAKRAGRLVSAGASELARQWVQWNMAQLNEGGYRQAVELLCNADLLADLPPAMPVRVACGTLDAVTTPEACAEVARRCGVPLEPIANAGHASYVEQPQAVAALLREVLAA, from the coding sequence ATGAACGACGCCATCGCCACCGACGTGCTGACCGCCTTGCCCGCTTCCGAGCTGGCGCTGCTGGAGGCCCGCTTTCCGGCGCGCGCCGTGCCGGTGGGCGGCGGTGCCGTGGTGTCGGTGCGCGAACGCGGCGCGGGCCCGGCCCTCGTCTGCCTGCACGGCATCGGCTCCGGTGCAGCCTCGTGGCTCGGCCTTGCCTTGCAGCTCGCGCCGCAGGCCCGCGTGATCGCGTGGGATGCGCCGGGCTATGGCGCATCGACGCCGCTCTCGGCCGCGCAACCCTCCGCGGCAGACTATGCGCAGCGGCTGCACGGCCTGCTCGATGCGCTCGACGTCCAGTCCTGCGTGCTGGTCGGCCACTCGCTCGGCGCGCTCACTGCCGCGTCTGCCGCGCGCAAGGATTCGGCGCTGGCTTCGCGCATCCGCCGACTCGTGCTCATCAGCCCCGCGGCCGGCTATGGCGCCCCGCAGCGCGAGGAAGCCCGCCGCAAGGTGCGCGCCGAGCGGCTCGCCACGCTCGACGAGCTCGGCATCGCCGGCATGGCCGCGAAGCGCGCGGGCCGCCTCGTGTCCGCCGGCGCCAGCGAGCTCGCGCGCCAGTGGGTGCAATGGAACATGGCGCAGCTGAACGAGGGCGGCTACCGACAGGCCGTCGAGCTGCTGTGCAACGCCGATCTGCTGGCCGACCTGCCGCCCGCCATGCCGGTGCGCGTGGCCTGCGGCACGCTCGATGCCGTCACCACGCCAGAGGCCTGCGCCGAAGTCGCGCGCCGCTGCGGCGTGCCGCTCGAACCGATCGCCAATGCAGGACACGCCAGCTACGTGGAGCAGCCGCAGGCCGTTGCCGCACTGCTGCGCGAAGTGCTCGCCGCCTGA